A genomic stretch from Limnohabitans sp. includes:
- the metG gene encoding methionine--tRNA ligase translates to MSAPNASRQLFVTTALPYANGNFHIGHIMEYIQADIWVRFQRMQGSQVNFVGADDTHGAPIMIAAEKAGKTPQQFVADIAAGRKPYLEGFHIAFDNWHSTDAPENHELARQIYRDLRDIPLDKGGSLIEVRAVEQFFDPQKNMFLPDRFIKGECPKCHAKDQYGDNCEVCGAVYAPTDLINPFSALSGAKPELKTSEHFFFKLSDPRCVDFLSQWTQDGKLQPEVANKVKEWFSVRTNPDGTTSEGLGDWDISRDAPYFGIEIPDAPGKYFYVWLDAPVGYLASLKNLLDKRGEDYAAYMANPNLEQIHFIGKDIVTFHTLFWPAMLHFSGRKTPNKVNVHGFLTVNNGEKMSKSRGTGLDPLKYLSLDMNPEWLRYYLAAKLSARNEDIDFNAEDFMARVNSDLIGKFINIASRSAGFIAKRFGGQLGSVSADGQELLAALQTTTPAIAAFYEEREFAKALREVMLLADKVNSYVDQNKPWDLAKKEGQDARLHDVCTACIEAFRLLSLQLKPVLPALAAQVETFLNVAPFTFAQASQLLGAGHTINAYQHLMQRVTPEQLEALFEPPPVVEEKLIPGGEEIAPTIGLDDFAKIDLRIAQIVNCEPVEGSVKLLHLTLDVGEGKLRNVFSGIASAYKPEDLIGKLTVMVANLAPRKMKFGVSEGMVLAASHADDKTNAGIYVLHPWPGAKPGMRIH, encoded by the coding sequence ATGTCTGCCCCCAACGCGTCCCGCCAGCTTTTCGTCACCACCGCCCTGCCGTATGCCAACGGCAACTTTCACATCGGCCACATCATGGAATACATCCAGGCCGACATTTGGGTCCGTTTCCAGCGCATGCAGGGCAGCCAGGTCAACTTTGTGGGCGCGGACGACACGCACGGCGCGCCGATCATGATCGCAGCCGAAAAAGCGGGCAAGACGCCCCAGCAGTTCGTGGCCGACATCGCGGCAGGCCGCAAGCCTTATCTGGAAGGCTTTCACATCGCGTTTGACAACTGGCACAGCACCGACGCGCCCGAAAACCACGAGCTGGCCCGCCAGATTTACCGCGACCTGCGCGACATCCCCTTGGACAAAGGCGGCTCGCTGATCGAAGTGCGCGCCGTGGAGCAGTTCTTCGACCCGCAAAAGAACATGTTCTTGCCCGACCGCTTCATCAAAGGCGAGTGCCCCAAGTGCCATGCCAAAGACCAGTACGGCGACAACTGCGAGGTGTGTGGCGCGGTTTATGCGCCCACAGACCTCATCAACCCCTTCTCGGCCCTGTCGGGCGCCAAGCCCGAGCTCAAAACCTCGGAGCACTTCTTTTTCAAGTTGTCCGACCCCCGCTGCGTGGACTTTTTGAGCCAGTGGACCCAAGACGGCAAGCTGCAGCCCGAGGTGGCCAACAAGGTCAAAGAGTGGTTTTCGGTGCGCACCAACCCCGACGGCACGACCAGCGAGGGCTTGGGCGACTGGGACATCTCACGCGACGCGCCCTACTTCGGCATCGAGATTCCGGATGCACCGGGCAAGTACTTTTATGTGTGGCTGGACGCGCCTGTGGGCTACTTGGCGTCGCTGAAAAACCTGCTGGACAAACGCGGCGAAGATTACGCCGCCTACATGGCCAACCCCAATCTGGAGCAGATCCACTTCATCGGCAAAGACATCGTGACCTTCCACACGCTGTTTTGGCCCGCCATGCTGCATTTCAGTGGTCGCAAGACACCGAACAAGGTGAATGTGCACGGCTTTTTGACGGTGAACAACGGCGAGAAGATGAGCAAAAGCCGGGGCACGGGCCTGGACCCGCTCAAGTATTTGAGCCTGGACATGAACCCCGAGTGGCTGCGCTATTACCTGGCGGCCAAACTCTCGGCCCGCAACGAGGACATCGACTTCAACGCCGAAGACTTCATGGCGCGCGTCAACAGCGACCTGATCGGCAAGTTCATCAACATCGCCTCGCGCTCGGCCGGCTTCATTGCCAAGCGTTTTGGCGGCCAGCTGGGCAGCGTGAGCGCCGACGGTCAGGAACTCTTGGCCGCCCTGCAAACCACCACACCCGCCATTGCCGCTTTTTACGAAGAGCGTGAATTCGCCAAAGCCTTGCGCGAAGTCATGCTGCTGGCCGACAAGGTCAACAGTTATGTGGACCAGAACAAACCTTGGGACCTGGCCAAAAAAGAAGGCCAGGACGCCCGTCTGCACGACGTGTGCACCGCCTGCATCGAAGCCTTCCGCTTGCTTTCGCTGCAGCTCAAGCCCGTGCTGCCTGCACTGGCCGCGCAGGTCGAGACCTTCTTGAACGTCGCCCCCTTCACCTTTGCCCAAGCCTCTCAGCTGTTGGGTGCGGGCCACACCATCAACGCCTACCAGCACCTGATGCAACGCGTCACTCCCGAACAACTCGAAGCCCTGTTCGAGCCGCCTCCCGTGGTCGAAGAAAAGCTCATCCCCGGCGGCGAAGAAATTGCCCCCACCATCGGCCTCGACGACTTCGCCAAAATCGACCTGCGCATCGCCCAAATCGTCAACTGCGAACCGGTCGAAGGCTCGGTCAAGCTGCTGCACCTGACGCTGGATGTCGGTGAAGGCAAGCTAAGGAACGTCTTCAGCGGCATTGCCAGCGCCTACAAACCCGAAGACCTGATTGGCAAACTGACGGTGATGGTGGCCAACCTGGCACCGCGCAAGATGAAGTTTGGCGTGAGCGAAGGCATGGTGCTGGCCGCCAGCCATGCCGACGACAAAACCAATGCCGGCATTTACGTGCTGCACCCCTGGCCCGGTGCCAAGCCTGGCATGCGCATCCACTGA
- a CDS encoding DUF3460 family protein: MFPFARPHYTSDTTQFLERLKTEHPELEAQQRQGRALLWDTGMDAQFQANAKAARVPQQPYVYQTKA, from the coding sequence ATGTTCCCTTTTGCCCGCCCGCATTACACCTCTGACACCACCCAGTTCTTGGAACGCCTCAAAACCGAGCACCCCGAGCTGGAAGCGCAACAGCGCCAAGGACGCGCCTTGTTGTGGGACACCGGCATGGATGCGCAATTTCAGGCCAACGCCAAAGCCGCTCGCGTGCCTCAACAACCCTACGTCTACCAAACCAAGGCTTGA
- a CDS encoding ScpA family protein produces the protein MSSALSEFDNSPEGVDSALPVVIDNVAVARLYGEPLFSMPRDLYIPPDALEVFLEAFEGPLDLLLYLIRKQNFNILDIPMAGVTRQYLSYVDEIRLHNLELAAEYLLMAAMLIEIKSRMLLPPKRAADGEEAEDPRAELVRRLLEYEQMKLASVQLNTIPQHGRDFLQAQVYMEQSLLPRFPEVNMDELQSAWRDILKRANLVQHHKISREELSVREHMSIVLKHLQGRKFVEFEHLFDPSLGTPVLVVTFIALLELAKETLIEITQAEAFAPIYVRLAYAPH, from the coding sequence ATGAGTTCCGCCCTGTCCGAATTCGACAACTCGCCTGAAGGCGTGGATTCGGCCTTGCCCGTTGTGATTGACAACGTGGCCGTGGCCCGCCTGTACGGTGAGCCACTGTTTTCGATGCCTCGGGACTTGTACATCCCGCCAGATGCCCTCGAAGTTTTCCTGGAAGCCTTTGAAGGCCCCCTGGACTTATTGCTCTACCTGATCCGAAAACAAAATTTCAATATCCTGGACATCCCCATGGCAGGCGTGACACGCCAGTACTTGAGCTATGTGGATGAAATCCGCCTGCATAACCTGGAATTGGCCGCCGAATACCTGCTGATGGCCGCCATGCTGATCGAGATCAAGTCCCGCATGTTGCTGCCGCCCAAACGCGCTGCAGACGGCGAAGAAGCCGAGGACCCCCGCGCTGAACTGGTGCGTCGCCTGCTCGAATACGAACAAATGAAGCTCGCCTCGGTGCAACTGAACACAATTCCACAGCATGGAAGGGATTTCTTGCAGGCACAGGTTTACATGGAGCAAAGTCTGCTGCCGCGTTTTCCGGAAGTCAACATGGACGAATTGCAATCGGCTTGGCGCGACATCCTCAAACGCGCCAATCTGGTTCAGCACCACAAGATCAGCCGCGAAGAACTCAGCGTACGCGAGCACATGAGCATTGTGCTCAAGCACCTGCAAGGTCGAAAATTTGTCGAATTCGAGCACCTCTTTGACCCCAGCTTGGGCACCCCTGTCTTGGTGGTCACCTTCATTGCCCTTTTGGAGTTGGCCAAAGAAACCCTGATCGAGATTACACAGGCCGAAGCATTTGCGCCCATCTACGTCAGACTGGCCTACGCGCCCCATTGA
- the panB gene encoding 3-methyl-2-oxobutanoate hydroxymethyltransferase, translating to MIAPSVTPYGTLPPASPVATRKPISLPRLNEMRERGEKITMLTAYDATFAAVADAAGVECILVGDSLGMVCQGLSSTVGVSLDTMRYHTESVARGVRRVQGTSWIIGDLPFGSYQASREQALHSATVLMQAGAHMVKLEGGGWTTETVRFLVERGIPVCAHLGLTPQTVHALGGYRVQGRGDTAEKLRHEALALQDAGASMLVLEMVPAALSAELTLALTRCHTIGIGAGHGTAGQVLVMHDMLGINLGKNPKFVRNFMVGQGSVLEAMSAYVRAVKDGSFPDNTLHAW from the coding sequence ATGATCGCACCCTCTGTCACGCCGTACGGCACCCTTCCACCAGCTTCACCCGTGGCCACCCGCAAACCCATCAGTCTGCCGCGCCTGAACGAGATGCGAGAGCGGGGTGAAAAGATCACCATGCTCACCGCCTACGATGCCACTTTTGCAGCAGTTGCAGACGCAGCAGGCGTCGAATGCATTCTGGTCGGTGACTCCTTGGGCATGGTTTGCCAGGGCCTGTCCAGCACCGTGGGCGTGAGCCTGGACACCATGCGTTACCACACCGAAAGCGTGGCCCGTGGTGTTCGGCGTGTACAAGGCACCAGCTGGATCATCGGCGATTTACCCTTTGGCAGCTATCAGGCGTCACGTGAGCAAGCCCTTCACAGCGCCACTGTGCTCATGCAGGCAGGTGCGCACATGGTCAAGCTCGAGGGGGGCGGCTGGACCACCGAGACAGTACGGTTTTTGGTCGAACGGGGCATTCCGGTCTGTGCTCATCTCGGACTGACTCCGCAAACCGTTCACGCTTTGGGCGGTTACCGCGTGCAGGGTCGGGGCGACACAGCAGAGAAATTACGCCATGAAGCCTTGGCACTACAAGACGCCGGGGCCAGCATGCTGGTGCTGGAAATGGTGCCTGCTGCCCTTTCTGCCGAACTCACGCTGGCCCTGACTCGCTGCCACACCATTGGCATTGGTGCTGGCCATGGCACCGCAGGCCAGGTCTTGGTGATGCACGACATGCTGGGCATCAACCTGGGCAAGAACCCCAAATTCGTGCGTAATTTCATGGTCGGCCAAGGCAGCGTGCTCGAAGCCATGAGCGCCTATGTGCGCGCCGTCAAAGACGGCAGCTTCCCTGACAACACATTGCACGCCTGGTAA
- the panC gene encoding pantoate--beta-alanine ligase has product MLIARSISELRQHLATSHRPAFVPTMGNLHAGHIQLIEQAKPQGDCTVASIFVNRLQFLPHEDFDSYPRTWEADCAKLEAAGCNVVFAPREIDLYPETQTVKVHTDPALGNILEGEFRPGFFTGVSTVVMKLFMSVFAGKSQGVTAFGKKDYQQLMVIRQMVRQFALPIEVVGVDTCRAEDGLALSSRNGYLSASERTEALQLSLALRALGRDALASSHALAAQRPSLEAKAMEGLRQRGWQPDYLTVRRRHDLQAPKAGDALVVLGAAKLGTTRLIDNFEI; this is encoded by the coding sequence ATGCTCATTGCCCGATCGATCTCCGAACTGCGCCAACACCTGGCCACCAGCCATCGCCCTGCTTTTGTGCCCACCATGGGCAATTTGCACGCAGGTCACATTCAACTGATTGAACAGGCCAAACCCCAAGGCGATTGCACGGTGGCCAGCATATTCGTGAACCGTTTGCAGTTTTTGCCGCACGAAGACTTTGACAGTTACCCCCGCACCTGGGAGGCCGATTGCGCCAAGCTGGAAGCGGCTGGCTGCAATGTGGTGTTTGCGCCGCGCGAAATTGACCTCTACCCGGAAACCCAAACCGTCAAAGTGCATACCGATCCGGCGCTGGGCAATATCCTTGAGGGCGAGTTCCGGCCCGGGTTTTTCACAGGGGTCTCCACCGTGGTCATGAAGCTGTTCATGAGCGTGTTTGCGGGCAAATCTCAGGGCGTGACCGCATTTGGCAAAAAAGACTACCAGCAACTGATGGTGATCCGGCAGATGGTGCGCCAGTTTGCCCTGCCGATTGAAGTGGTGGGTGTAGACACCTGCCGCGCCGAAGACGGTTTGGCGCTGAGTTCACGCAATGGGTACTTGAGCGCATCCGAACGGACCGAAGCCTTGCAACTGAGTCTGGCCCTGCGCGCCTTGGGACGCGATGCCTTGGCCTCCTCCCACGCCTTGGCTGCCCAACGGCCCAGCCTGGAGGCCAAGGCCATGGAAGGTTTGCGCCAAAGGGGTTGGCAACCAGACTACCTCACGGTCCGTCGTCGCCACGACCTTCAAGCCCCAAAAGCCGGTGACGCGCTGGTGGTTTTGGGTGCGGCGAAGTTGGGCACGACACGCTTGATTGACAACTTCGAAATTTGA
- the ruvC gene encoding crossover junction endodeoxyribonuclease RuvC gives MRILGIDPGLQTTGFGVIDITGSRLQYVASGVIETTREEMGNLPARLKVIYDGIREITARYQPDVASVEIVFVNINPQATLLLGQARGCCVTALVSCGLPVAEYTALQMKQSVTGHGRAAKSQIQEMVKRLLQLPVLPRQDAADALGLAITHAHASPSMNKLAAQGVLSRKTHGMFRSGRSH, from the coding sequence TTGCGTATTTTGGGGATCGACCCTGGCCTGCAAACCACCGGGTTTGGCGTGATTGACATCACCGGTTCCCGTTTGCAATATGTGGCCAGCGGTGTGATCGAAACGACTCGGGAGGAAATGGGCAACTTGCCCGCACGGCTCAAAGTGATTTATGACGGGATACGTGAAATCACCGCACGCTACCAGCCAGATGTGGCTTCGGTGGAGATTGTGTTCGTCAACATCAACCCGCAAGCCACCTTGTTATTGGGGCAGGCCCGTGGATGTTGTGTAACGGCTTTGGTGTCTTGCGGCCTGCCGGTGGCCGAATACACCGCCTTGCAGATGAAACAATCGGTCACTGGTCATGGCCGAGCCGCCAAATCGCAGATTCAGGAAATGGTCAAGCGCTTGCTGCAACTGCCTGTGCTGCCCCGTCAAGATGCTGCCGATGCTTTAGGCCTGGCCATCACACATGCCCATGCCAGTCCGTCCATGAACAAGCTGGCCGCACAAGGCGTGCTCAGCCGCAAAACCCACGGCATGTTCAGAAGCGGACGCAGTCACTGA
- the mtgA gene encoding monofunctional biosynthetic peptidoglycan transglycosylase: protein MREFGRWLMLLLLAFVGLQLFFVLRILSMNWVMPESTSFQRSQAWQIVIRQGQLPWRQETVTLDAISTKLQRAVVASEDAAFVEHQGVWWQSLESAWQKNAKAKAQAEKRTAKQPDKPVTVKIVGGSTITQQLAKNLFLSGERSLVRKAQELLIALTLEIFLSKNRILEIYLNNVEWGEGVFGIEAAAQHYFRKSALKLGAWESARLAVMLPRPRHFEKLPQSSYLAQRAETIMGRMNDVVLP, encoded by the coding sequence ATGCGTGAATTCGGACGTTGGTTGATGCTCCTGCTGTTGGCCTTTGTAGGCTTGCAGCTGTTTTTTGTGCTGCGGATATTGAGCATGAACTGGGTGATGCCCGAGTCCACCAGTTTCCAGCGCTCACAAGCTTGGCAAATTGTCATCCGCCAGGGGCAACTGCCGTGGCGTCAGGAGACGGTCACATTGGACGCCATCAGCACCAAACTGCAGCGTGCAGTGGTGGCTTCTGAAGATGCAGCATTCGTTGAGCATCAGGGTGTCTGGTGGCAATCGCTTGAAAGTGCCTGGCAAAAAAATGCCAAGGCCAAAGCCCAAGCTGAAAAACGTACCGCAAAGCAGCCTGATAAACCGGTTACGGTGAAAATCGTCGGGGGGTCGACCATCACTCAGCAACTGGCCAAAAACCTGTTCCTGTCTGGCGAACGCAGCTTGGTGCGCAAAGCCCAGGAGTTGCTGATCGCGCTGACCCTGGAGATTTTCTTGAGCAAAAATCGCATCCTTGAGATTTACCTCAACAACGTCGAGTGGGGTGAGGGCGTCTTTGGCATTGAAGCGGCAGCGCAGCATTACTTCCGCAAGAGCGCCCTCAAACTCGGTGCATGGGAGTCGGCGCGTCTTGCGGTCATGTTGCCCCGGCCTCGCCATTTTGAAAAACTGCCCCAGTCGTCCTATTTGGCGCAGCGTGCAGAGACCATCATGGGACGCATGAATGATGTGGTGTTGCCATGA
- a CDS encoding ribonuclease catalytic domain-containing protein, translating into MYALFEDAGKFMAGRIMAEAEASAQVELDSGKRVKVKAAHLLLKFDKPAPAALLAEAGVLSQTIELELAYECAPDEEFGFGDLAKDYFSNNASTVEQVAALLRLHEAPHYFRRGGSKGRFKKAPSEIVQQALLAIEKKKQVQAQIEAWSDDLVAGTCPEPIREQLYKILFRPDKNTTEYKAVVEASKSSQTAPLDLLQNAGAIASAWDFHWQRFLFDLFPKGTGFPPLQAPAITDDLPLAPVQAFSIDDSQTTEIDDALSLQGLGTGTVTVGIHIAAPGLALTPGGAIDQLGRARLSTVYMPGYKITMLPDSVVQAYTLTEGRNCPAVSLYLTLREDTLEVQSAVTRLERVPILVNLRHDQLDDRISREWLEGQDLSDHADVPVSRDTLAFYWRLAQTLKARREVVRGKPENFNRPDYSFKLERNSNDTPPTGDETVLIGTRKRGAPLDLMVAEAMILANSTWGQWLAQLGVPGIYRSQASLAPGVKVRMGTKALPHAGIGVPSYAWSTSPLRRYTDLVNQWQIIACAKHGATAALAAPFKPKDAELFSIISGFDAAYSAYNSVQSSMERFWTLRHLQQQGIEELEASLVKEMGGGIWLVRAETLPLMFSVMGAQSLPRGARVRVKLADVDLMALDVRGTVTEHLDADAQAVMEVEDTEDEDNLPAGPVTIAVDLGDSPQDLST; encoded by the coding sequence ATGTACGCATTATTTGAAGATGCCGGCAAATTCATGGCCGGACGGATCATGGCCGAAGCCGAGGCTTCCGCGCAGGTCGAACTCGACTCCGGCAAACGGGTCAAGGTCAAGGCGGCCCACCTGTTGCTCAAGTTTGACAAACCGGCCCCGGCCGCTTTGCTGGCCGAGGCTGGGGTGCTGAGCCAGACCATCGAGTTGGAACTGGCTTACGAATGCGCCCCGGACGAGGAGTTCGGCTTTGGCGACCTGGCCAAAGACTATTTCAGCAACAACGCCAGCACGGTCGAGCAAGTAGCTGCTTTGCTGCGCCTGCATGAAGCGCCGCACTACTTTCGCCGAGGGGGCAGCAAGGGCCGTTTCAAGAAAGCCCCGTCCGAGATCGTGCAGCAGGCTTTGCTGGCCATCGAGAAGAAAAAGCAGGTCCAGGCCCAGATCGAAGCCTGGTCGGACGATCTGGTGGCGGGCACTTGCCCTGAACCGATCCGCGAGCAGCTCTACAAAATCCTGTTTCGACCCGACAAAAACACCACCGAGTACAAGGCCGTGGTCGAGGCCAGCAAAAGCAGCCAGACGGCGCCTTTGGACTTGCTGCAAAACGCAGGGGCCATCGCTTCGGCCTGGGATTTCCATTGGCAACGGTTCTTGTTTGACCTGTTCCCCAAGGGTACCGGCTTTCCCCCCTTGCAAGCGCCCGCCATCACCGACGACTTGCCGCTGGCCCCGGTGCAGGCGTTTTCGATTGACGATTCACAAACGACCGAAATCGACGATGCCTTGTCCCTGCAAGGCCTGGGCACGGGCACAGTCACCGTGGGCATCCACATCGCCGCACCCGGTTTGGCCTTGACGCCGGGCGGCGCCATTGACCAATTGGGCCGCGCCCGCCTGTCCACCGTTTACATGCCTGGCTACAAAATCACCATGCTGCCTGACAGCGTGGTGCAGGCCTACACCCTGACCGAAGGGCGCAATTGCCCTGCCGTGTCTTTGTACTTGACACTCAGAGAAGACACGCTGGAGGTGCAAAGCGCTGTCACCCGATTGGAGCGGGTGCCGATTTTGGTCAACCTGCGCCACGACCAGTTGGACGATCGCATCAGCCGCGAATGGCTGGAGGGCCAAGACCTGAGCGACCACGCCGATGTGCCGGTCAGCCGCGACACGCTGGCGTTTTACTGGCGTTTGGCCCAGACCCTGAAAGCGCGGCGCGAAGTGGTGCGCGGCAAGCCCGAAAACTTCAACCGCCCGGACTACAGCTTCAAGCTCGAGCGGAACAGCAACGACACGCCCCCCACAGGCGACGAGACGGTGTTGATCGGCACCCGCAAGCGCGGTGCACCGCTCGATTTGATGGTGGCCGAGGCCATGATTTTGGCCAACAGCACCTGGGGCCAATGGCTGGCACAGTTGGGCGTGCCCGGCATCTACCGCAGCCAGGCCAGTTTGGCCCCAGGCGTCAAGGTGCGCATGGGCACCAAGGCGCTGCCGCACGCCGGCATTGGCGTGCCCAGCTACGCCTGGAGCACCTCGCCGCTGCGCCGTTACACCGACCTGGTCAACCAGTGGCAAATCATTGCTTGTGCCAAGCATGGCGCCACGGCCGCATTGGCCGCGCCCTTCAAGCCCAAAGACGCCGAGTTGTTTTCCATCATCAGCGGCTTTGATGCGGCCTACAGCGCCTACAACAGCGTGCAGTCCAGCATGGAACGCTTTTGGACGTTGCGCCATCTGCAGCAGCAAGGCATTGAAGAGCTTGAAGCCAGCCTGGTCAAGGAAATGGGCGGTGGCATCTGGCTGGTGCGCGCTGAGACCTTGCCCCTGATGTTCAGCGTGATGGGCGCGCAAAGTCTGCCGCGTGGCGCGCGGGTGCGCGTCAAGCTGGCCGACGTGGACCTGATGGCGCTGGATGTGCGCGGCACCGTGACTGAGCACTTGGATGCCGACGCTCAGGCTGTGATGGAGGTTGAAGACACCGAGGACGAGGACAACTTGCCTGCAGGTCCTGTGACCATTGCGGTAGACCTCGGCGATAGCCCGCAGGACTTGTCAACCTAA